In a genomic window of Trachemys scripta elegans isolate TJP31775 chromosome 12, CAS_Tse_1.0, whole genome shotgun sequence:
- the LOC117885816 gene encoding olfactory receptor 1019-like gives MGRENNTSVTKFILLGLSSNPAEQLVLFGVFTAIYLVALMGNVLILLLVSLDSRLHTPMYFFLGNLSVVDIGYTSSTVPKMLANYLSRDKSISWAGCLSQMFFFISFGGIECLLLGVMAYDRYVAICHPLHYGAFMSRRVCALLAAAAWIMGLTNSAVHSSLMSILSFCRGNVLHHFFCDIPPLFQLSCSDTQANQVVTFALGGAVILGSFLGTLVSYVYIVMAILRIRTREGRLKAFSTCASHLTVVSLYFGTIIFTYIRPNSTYSQEQDRALPVLYGIVTPMLNPIIYSLRNKDVKGALRNALARS, from the coding sequence ATGGGGAGGGAGAACAACACCTCAGTGACCAAATTCATCCTCCTCGGTCTCTCCAGCAACCCGGCGGAGCAGCTCGTCCTCTTTGGGGTCTTCACAGCCATCTACCTGGTGGCCCTGATGGGCAATGTGCTCATCTTACTGCTGGTCAGCCTGGACTCCCGGCTCCACAcgcccatgtacttcttcctgggaaACCTCTCCGTGGTGGACATCGGCTACACCAGCTCCACCGTGCCCAAGATGCTGGCCAATTACCTGTCGCGGGACAAGTCCATCTCATGGGCTGGTTGCCTCTCCCAGATGTTCTTCTTCATCTCCTTTGGGGGGATCGAGTGCCTGCTACTGGGGGTCATGGCCTATGACCGCTACGTGGCCATCTGTCACCCGCTACACTATGGCGCGTTCATGAGCCGGCGGGTGTGTGCcttgctggctgcagctgcctGGATCATGGGCTTGACCAACTCAGCCGTGCACTCATCCTTGATGTCCATCCTGTCCTTCTGCCGGGGCAATGTCCTCCATCACTTCTTCTGTGACATCCCCCCGCTCTTCCAGCTCTCCTGCTCTGACACCCAGGCCAACCAGGTTGTCACCTTCGCCTTGGGGGGTGCAGTGATCCTGGGCTCCTTCCTGGGTACCCTGGTGTCCTATGTGTACATTGTGATGGCCATTCTCAGGATCCGCACGAGGGAAGGGCGTCTCAAGGCCTTCTCCACCTGTGCCTCCCACCTGACCGTGGTCAGCCTCTACTTTGGCACCATTATCTTCACCTACatccgccccaactccacctacTCGCAGGAGCAGGACCGGGCACTGCCTGTGCTCTATGGCATTGTCACCCCCATGCTcaaccccatcatctacagcctAAGGAACAAGGATGTGAAAGGAGCGCTCCGAAATGCCCTAGCTAGGAGCTAG